A region of Bacillota bacterium DNA encodes the following proteins:
- a CDS encoding IS1595 family transposase: protein MAQQKDVSLFEFQQRFSSEEACQEHLFNMRWAEGFECPRCGCKEYYHISSRRHYQCRDCNYQASLTAGTIFHKTRTALRKWFWAIFLVANDKRGFSALSLQHSIDVSYPTAWLILHKIRTAMSDRDQLYKLAGLVQLDDAFSGGPNGFQGRGTSKRPVYVAVSTDNEGKPLYVKMKAVDRVNKATALEFANQAISKGCAVTTDGLTAYPQLKSQGYTHERVLSSSPEAEEKLHWVHALISNAKAFMVGTFHGLDKSHLQAYLDEFCYRFNRRKWRNQLFNRLLHACVVGPTVTYAELTL from the coding sequence GAGCACCTTTTCAATATGCGTTGGGCAGAGGGTTTTGAGTGTCCTCGCTGTGGATGCAAGGAATACTACCATATCTCTTCACGTCGGCACTATCAATGTCGAGATTGTAATTATCAAGCTTCCCTCACAGCAGGGACCATTTTCCATAAGACCCGCACAGCGTTGCGGAAATGGTTTTGGGCCATATTCCTGGTTGCCAATGACAAACGAGGCTTCTCCGCCCTTTCTTTGCAGCATAGTATTGATGTCAGTTATCCTACAGCATGGCTAATACTTCATAAGATTAGAACTGCAATGTCCGACCGTGATCAGCTCTATAAGCTTGCGGGGTTGGTGCAATTAGATGATGCGTTTTCTGGTGGACCAAACGGTTTTCAAGGCCGTGGTACCTCCAAAAGACCGGTTTACGTTGCGGTATCGACAGACAACGAGGGCAAACCTCTATACGTTAAAATGAAAGCTGTGGATCGAGTTAACAAGGCTACAGCATTAGAGTTTGCAAACCAAGCAATCTCCAAAGGATGTGCAGTTACAACGGATGGATTAACGGCGTATCCACAGTTAAAGTCCCAAGGATATACTCATGAGCGAGTTCTATCTTCTTCCCCGGAAGCCGAAGAAAAGCTTCATTGGGTACATGCCCTTATTTCTAATGCTAAGGCTTTCATGGTTGGTACTTTCCATGGCCTCGATAAAAGCCATTTACAGGCCTATTTAGATGAGTTTTGCTACCGTTTTAACCGTAGAAAGTGGCGTAACCAGCTTTTCAACAGGCTTTTGCATGCGTGTGTGGTAGGTCCAACTGTGACTTATGCTGAGCTAACTTTATAG
- a CDS encoding PfaD family polyunsaturated fatty acid/polyketide biosynthesis protein translates to MNNIRTQSTAENVDLRHSLEGGRDTPEYPFSGIHSEPRSCLGYWYPGENPAAEGSEALLEALRSIYRSFFVLLKDCRYLVGSGGTGRLGETAPESGTLPIYAYSPAIPLENLGDHGFCRDHGIQYPYIGGSMAHGISSVEIVEALGRGGMLGFFGVAGLPPRRIQAAVDRLQETMGTKPYGFNLIHSPNEPQLETQIAEMYIRKGVHRVEASAFLDITLPVVRYRVYGIHLGPDGNIITPNQLIAKVSRVEVASKFFSPPPEKYLQELVELGDITKKQAELARQVPLAQDITAEADSGGHTDSRPAISLLPTMLALRDAKQREFEYCCRLRVGLAGGISTPLSTAAAFAMGAAYVVTGSVNQACIESGTSPAVRELLAQVQQADVILAPAADMFEMNAKVQVLKRGTMFPMRAAKLAELYRIYNSIDEIPPAERIQLEKTVFRASFDEIWNQTVRYFQERDTTQLDKASDNPKYKLALTFRWYLGQASHWAITGNPDRKIDYQIWCGPAMGAFNEWTKGSFLEHPQNRQVVSVALNLLHGAAVLTRINTLRSSGIYPGPEFNPVPLEEPELSKYLIK, encoded by the coding sequence ATGAATAATATTCGAACACAATCAACAGCTGAAAATGTCGATCTTAGGCACTCCCTCGAAGGTGGACGAGATACTCCGGAATATCCGTTTTCCGGAATTCATTCTGAACCGAGATCGTGTTTGGGATACTGGTATCCCGGTGAAAACCCGGCGGCGGAGGGGAGTGAAGCGCTCCTTGAAGCACTTCGTTCAATTTACCGGTCGTTTTTCGTACTCCTAAAGGACTGCAGGTATCTTGTCGGTTCCGGTGGTACCGGGCGATTGGGAGAAACAGCTCCAGAATCGGGCACTCTACCGATTTATGCCTACTCTCCTGCAATTCCCCTGGAAAACCTGGGAGATCACGGATTCTGCCGGGACCATGGCATCCAGTACCCCTATATCGGTGGCTCCATGGCCCATGGCATCAGTTCCGTGGAGATTGTGGAAGCTCTTGGCCGGGGCGGCATGCTTGGATTTTTCGGAGTTGCCGGTCTGCCTCCCAGGAGAATCCAAGCTGCCGTAGACCGACTTCAAGAGACCATGGGTACGAAGCCTTACGGGTTCAACCTAATTCACAGTCCCAACGAACCCCAGCTCGAAACTCAGATTGCAGAAATGTATATACGCAAAGGTGTACATCGGGTTGAAGCTTCGGCGTTTCTCGATATTACGCTGCCTGTTGTCCGGTACCGGGTTTATGGTATTCACCTGGGACCGGATGGAAATATCATTACGCCCAACCAGCTCATTGCCAAGGTATCCCGGGTTGAGGTGGCATCGAAGTTTTTCTCACCACCACCAGAGAAGTATCTGCAGGAGTTGGTGGAACTTGGAGATATCACCAAGAAACAGGCAGAGCTTGCCCGGCAGGTTCCCCTTGCACAGGATATTACCGCGGAGGCGGATTCTGGTGGTCATACCGACAGCCGGCCTGCAATTTCCCTGCTGCCGACGATGCTTGCCCTTCGAGATGCGAAGCAGCGGGAATTTGAATACTGCTGTAGGCTACGGGTAGGTCTCGCTGGTGGTATTTCTACACCGTTATCGACCGCTGCAGCATTTGCCATGGGAGCGGCATACGTGGTGACCGGTTCGGTCAACCAGGCGTGTATCGAGTCGGGGACTTCCCCGGCCGTTCGTGAGCTGCTTGCCCAGGTGCAGCAGGCTGACGTGATTCTTGCTCCCGCCGCTGACATGTTCGAAATGAATGCGAAGGTTCAGGTACTAAAACGGGGAACCATGTTCCCCATGCGGGCGGCCAAGCTTGCAGAACTTTATCGAATTTACAACAGTATCGATGAAATCCCGCCCGCTGAACGAATACAGCTGGAAAAAACCGTATTTCGAGCTTCTTTTGATGAAATCTGGAACCAGACGGTCCGGTACTTTCAGGAACGGGACACGACTCAGCTTGACAAAGCTTCGGACAACCCGAAGTATAAGTTAGCGCTTACCTTCCGCTGGTATCTCGGCCAGGCGTCCCATTGGGCTATTACAGGAAATCCCGATCGTAAGATTGATTATCAGATATGGTGCGGTCCGGCAATGGGTGCCTTCAATGAGTGGACAAAGGGAAGCTTTTTAGAGCATCCCCAAAACCGGCAAGTGGTTTCGGTTGCCTTGAACCTTCTCCATGGAGCTGCAGTCTTAACAAGAATTAACACCCTTCGCAGTTCTGGTATCTACCCTGGGCCAGAGTTCAATCCGGTTCCCCTGGAAGAACCCGAACTGTCAAAATATTTAATAAAATGA
- a CDS encoding SDR family NAD(P)-dependent oxidoreductase: protein MTKEENEMKPSQPSRTRSLAIIGIDCIFPKASILQAYWSNIKKRIDAITEVPDTHWSIEDFYDQNPKAPDKTYACRGGFISPVDFNPLEFAIAPNTIEATDTSQLLGLIVAGRALEDAGYGKDSNFDKKRTSVILGVTGALKLVVPLGARLGHPYWRKALEECGAGDEFTDQVVRRISDSYVEWQELSFPGLLGNVVAGRIANHLDLGGTNCVVDAACGSSLSAFNLASLELETGRSDIVITGGVDTFNDIFMYMCFSKSSALSPTGHARPFDHKCDGTIIGEGLGMIVLKRLEDAERDGDRIYAVIRGVGTSSDGKGAAIYAPKADGQKQALLKAYEQAGVNPRTIELLEAHGTGTKAGDQTEITALNEIYSSASSDTTWCAIGSVKSQIGHTKAAAGVAGLIKAALGLYYKVLPPTIKVEKPMEILASCDTPFYVNTELRPWMLSDEFPRRAAVSSFGFGGSNYHCILEEYSGTKTVIDWDNSVQIVAFSAPSAESLKIKLDSWKTPETWPELCLQAEKTRNEFFPSDQFRMVIVLEQKGASPEKVFGTAKTLLKKNAGKKNWSTPDGVYFGSGPASGPPAVLFPGQGAQYTGMLQDLACQFPMMLNTLVDADSSFAKNRSEGIKKRLSDLIYPVPVFDRERKEIQEKELRDTRVAQPALGAVCMGALHILKYFGLEAGAYAGHSYGELTALCAAGCLTPEELHKLSAVRGNLMAGRSGDLGSMLAVQDTTLRIEEVLKEHNLDLVIANKNASDQSVLSGRTDEIERAVEIFKNLGFRSTKLQVAAAFHSSIISDAQEPFRRVLDEVAFPQSKVPVYANSTGAMYPDSPDEARKLLAGQLARPVEFVREIKAIHDAGIRTFIESGPGARLTGLVKAILGTSSDYEALTLDPSQGKRGALTDLARLLANLAALGQNIKLHLWNPLTEAEKRALENKKAKMTIPISGANYVKPKDKKPAYPPVPAPARTTIQKEARTMRRNPEVRFNPGTPKPGKQSNQALSSSNDSPSIPEGADRSTLLEALRITQQNMAALQSVQEQTAHLHQQFLTNQESALQSLQALLDQQQTLVSASLGQVPSIPRGSAAAALQPVQSPTPSKPPAVAENSDTGTVSQLAETSPSRITGTSNVSGVLLDVVAEKTGYPIEMLELDMTLDSDLGIDSNKRVEIFSTLRDRVPGLQTVRSEHMDTLKTLKDIVAFAAGDTGNSPEKTPVQPGSGAVVQAPAVDVSSKLLNVIAEKTGYPIEMLELDMALDTDLGIDSIKSVEIFSALQDRIPGVKPVKPDQMGTLKTLRDIADFISGCANSSRVTTGIAGHETSKQVAASQAAEGQSHTEESIAPTLFKIISEKTGYPVEMLELDMNLDADLGIDSIKRVEIFSVLKDAVPEMPPVATDSMNTIKSLRDITGYIVQSLKKTVIDRAQPVKTTTEPPAGREFASGIELHQKIQVHELPPEQAHLHREVLTCNKLEARSCGKTVVLPDNAEIWITDDSAGLAAGIARQLEQKNYRVRLVTSDRIDKLEASELAGLIIVSPPGKLADSFLTTSFRILQKAGAKLRSSGTRSGAVFATISRLDGAFGLRSMDAGHSEISGGLAGFAKTAHLEWPEVTCIALDVDRDLTDYNLIGCLVVEEIFTRESIEVGITSEGRFKIETVPEDLPTGELNLPFEKEDVIIITGGARGVTAECAIKLAEAGSQLELNMVLLGRSASPTPDPDWMRDLHDEQTVKKQILQRAELKLTPRQVEEQYQSLMSNREVHDTLSRIEAAGGKVFYRSVDVRDLAALYSVLDDVRNSIGPIRGLIHGAGVLADKLILDKSPNEFEKVYATKAGGLMNLLEELHHDTLRAVVLFSSSTGRYGRIGQVDYAVANEVLNKGARRLAALHPECKVLSMNWGPWDGGMVTPSLRKIFESEGIGIIPLKAGAEYLARELSVPGTGPVEVVIIGKLPGETPFEIVEVPKGMTIVLEKKLTVRDYPLLQSHVINGKAVVPVAMIVEQLAHGAVHGNPGFLFAGFNNLRVFRGLKLDAEQECTYRIMAGKMIRRDSYYVIPIELHTSFEGSKFLHNAAADILLANKLSAETAKFAGMSFTGYPFGNEEIYKEFLFHGDALQGILKINGCSYEGIQGEVKTAPSPEEFIGEPFRGKWIADPLALDCSFQMMILWSFNKYNSASLPCYIGTYRQYRAFPKNRVKVTAVVTKDSNLKAVADIEFTDFNGDLVARIEDYECTIDSTLREAFTRNKLLPGIICGNFP, encoded by the coding sequence ATGACGAAAGAGGAGAATGAAATGAAGCCCTCCCAACCCTCTAGGACAAGATCACTGGCAATAATCGGTATCGATTGCATTTTTCCGAAAGCTTCGATTCTGCAAGCATACTGGTCAAACATCAAGAAGCGCATAGATGCAATTACTGAAGTGCCGGATACCCATTGGAGCATTGAAGATTTTTACGATCAGAATCCAAAAGCTCCTGATAAAACCTACGCCTGCCGGGGTGGGTTTATTTCACCTGTGGACTTCAATCCCCTTGAGTTTGCCATTGCTCCCAACACGATAGAGGCAACCGATACTTCCCAGCTTCTCGGATTGATTGTCGCCGGACGTGCCCTTGAAGATGCCGGTTACGGAAAAGACAGTAATTTCGACAAAAAGCGAACCAGCGTAATCCTCGGCGTTACCGGAGCCCTTAAGTTGGTTGTTCCCCTGGGGGCCAGGCTGGGTCACCCTTACTGGAGAAAAGCATTAGAGGAATGTGGCGCGGGCGATGAGTTTACCGATCAGGTCGTCCGGAGAATTTCCGATTCGTACGTGGAATGGCAGGAGCTTTCCTTTCCCGGTCTCCTCGGCAACGTGGTTGCCGGGCGAATTGCAAACCACCTGGACCTTGGGGGTACCAACTGCGTAGTGGATGCAGCCTGCGGCAGCTCCCTGAGTGCTTTTAACCTTGCTAGTCTCGAGTTGGAGACGGGGCGGAGCGATATCGTTATTACCGGCGGTGTGGATACCTTTAATGACATTTTCATGTACATGTGCTTCAGCAAATCATCAGCACTTTCACCAACAGGCCATGCCCGTCCATTTGATCACAAATGTGATGGGACTATTATCGGTGAAGGCCTCGGTATGATTGTCCTGAAACGCCTCGAGGATGCAGAACGGGATGGAGACAGAATATATGCAGTTATCCGGGGAGTTGGTACATCAAGTGACGGGAAGGGGGCAGCAATTTATGCCCCGAAAGCTGACGGTCAGAAGCAGGCCCTGTTAAAAGCATACGAACAGGCGGGAGTCAACCCCCGAACCATTGAGCTTCTCGAAGCGCATGGCACGGGGACAAAGGCCGGTGACCAGACCGAGATAACCGCCCTGAACGAGATATACAGTTCAGCAAGTAGCGATACTACATGGTGCGCCATTGGGTCCGTCAAGTCCCAGATCGGCCATACGAAAGCTGCAGCAGGGGTTGCCGGCCTGATTAAAGCTGCCCTTGGCCTCTACTACAAGGTACTGCCGCCTACCATCAAGGTTGAAAAACCTATGGAGATCTTAGCTTCCTGTGACACGCCCTTTTACGTAAATACCGAGCTGCGACCCTGGATGCTTTCGGACGAATTCCCAAGACGTGCGGCTGTGAGTTCGTTCGGATTCGGCGGAAGTAATTACCACTGCATTCTCGAGGAATATTCAGGTACGAAAACAGTCATTGACTGGGACAACAGCGTCCAGATAGTTGCTTTTTCCGCACCTTCGGCAGAATCTCTCAAGATAAAGCTCGATAGCTGGAAAACGCCCGAAACCTGGCCGGAACTCTGCCTCCAGGCCGAGAAAACCAGAAACGAGTTTTTCCCATCGGATCAGTTCAGAATGGTGATTGTTCTTGAGCAGAAAGGAGCTTCACCGGAGAAGGTTTTTGGCACAGCAAAGACTCTTCTTAAGAAGAACGCCGGTAAAAAGAACTGGAGTACCCCTGATGGCGTTTACTTCGGATCAGGACCTGCTTCCGGTCCGCCTGCAGTGCTGTTCCCCGGACAGGGCGCCCAGTATACGGGAATGCTGCAGGATCTCGCTTGCCAGTTTCCGATGATGCTTAATACCCTGGTGGATGCAGACAGTTCATTCGCAAAGAACCGGTCAGAAGGAATAAAAAAGCGCTTGAGTGACCTTATTTATCCCGTTCCAGTGTTTGATAGGGAGCGAAAAGAAATTCAGGAAAAAGAGCTTCGTGATACGAGAGTCGCCCAACCAGCTCTCGGAGCTGTATGCATGGGAGCGCTACATATATTAAAGTACTTCGGATTGGAAGCCGGTGCCTATGCCGGGCACAGCTACGGTGAACTGACCGCACTTTGTGCCGCAGGATGCCTGACTCCGGAAGAGCTCCACAAGCTTTCTGCTGTTCGCGGGAACCTGATGGCCGGGAGATCCGGGGATCTCGGTTCCATGCTTGCGGTACAGGATACAACATTAAGAATTGAGGAAGTACTAAAAGAACATAATCTTGATCTCGTTATTGCAAATAAGAATGCGTCGGACCAGTCAGTGCTCTCGGGCAGGACCGATGAGATTGAACGAGCAGTGGAAATCTTTAAGAATCTTGGTTTCCGCAGTACCAAGCTTCAGGTTGCCGCAGCATTTCACAGTTCAATCATTTCCGATGCTCAGGAACCCTTCCGCCGGGTATTGGACGAAGTAGCATTCCCGCAGTCAAAAGTCCCGGTATATGCCAATTCTACCGGTGCTATGTACCCTGATTCTCCCGATGAAGCACGGAAACTCCTCGCGGGCCAGTTGGCCAGACCGGTTGAGTTTGTCAGGGAAATCAAAGCTATTCACGATGCAGGCATCAGGACTTTTATCGAATCCGGACCGGGAGCGCGCCTTACCGGGCTAGTGAAAGCAATTCTCGGAACTTCATCCGATTATGAAGCTCTTACCCTTGACCCTTCCCAGGGGAAACGGGGAGCTTTAACCGACTTAGCGCGCCTGCTGGCAAATCTTGCCGCCCTTGGGCAGAACATCAAACTTCATCTCTGGAATCCTCTTACCGAAGCTGAAAAACGTGCCCTTGAGAACAAAAAAGCTAAAATGACAATACCGATCAGCGGTGCCAACTATGTAAAACCGAAGGATAAGAAACCGGCCTACCCGCCAGTTCCAGCTCCAGCCAGAACAACTATTCAGAAAGAAGCCCGTACCATGCGCAGGAATCCGGAAGTTCGATTCAATCCCGGAACTCCAAAACCCGGCAAACAGTCAAACCAGGCTCTTTCGAGCTCTAACGATTCCCCGTCAATCCCGGAAGGAGCAGACCGGTCCACCCTTCTTGAAGCTTTACGCATTACCCAGCAGAACATGGCTGCCCTCCAATCGGTTCAGGAGCAGACAGCTCATCTGCACCAGCAGTTCCTCACAAATCAGGAATCAGCCCTGCAATCTCTCCAGGCACTCCTTGACCAGCAACAGACACTTGTCAGCGCTTCTCTGGGACAGGTTCCTTCCATACCAAGGGGATCGGCGGCAGCAGCCCTTCAACCCGTTCAATCTCCAACACCTAGCAAACCTCCGGCAGTTGCAGAAAACTCCGACACAGGTACAGTTTCACAGCTTGCTGAAACTTCACCCTCCCGGATAACAGGTACAAGCAATGTTTCGGGAGTTCTCCTCGATGTAGTGGCGGAAAAGACCGGATATCCGATTGAGATGCTGGAACTCGACATGACACTCGATTCCGACCTGGGCATCGATTCAAATAAGAGAGTAGAGATATTTTCCACCCTCCGCGATAGAGTTCCTGGTCTCCAGACTGTCAGGTCCGAGCATATGGATACCTTGAAAACCCTGAAAGATATTGTTGCTTTTGCTGCCGGGGATACCGGAAACTCTCCGGAAAAAACGCCGGTACAGCCGGGTTCCGGTGCAGTGGTACAAGCTCCGGCAGTTGATGTGTCAAGTAAACTCCTCAACGTAATTGCCGAAAAAACCGGTTATCCGATTGAAATGCTTGAACTGGACATGGCCCTCGATACTGATCTGGGAATTGACTCCATCAAGAGCGTCGAAATATTCTCCGCGCTTCAGGACCGGATTCCTGGTGTTAAACCGGTAAAACCCGACCAGATGGGAACACTGAAAACACTCCGTGACATCGCTGACTTTATTTCCGGATGTGCTAACTCTTCCAGAGTGACTACCGGAATTGCCGGACATGAAACTTCGAAACAGGTCGCTGCATCTCAAGCAGCTGAAGGGCAGAGTCATACAGAAGAATCGATTGCCCCTACCCTCTTCAAGATCATCTCCGAAAAAACGGGATATCCTGTTGAGATGCTGGAGTTAGACATGAACCTGGATGCGGATCTAGGTATCGACTCAATCAAACGTGTCGAAATTTTCTCAGTTCTTAAGGATGCAGTACCTGAAATGCCGCCTGTTGCAACTGACAGCATGAATACCATCAAATCATTGCGGGATATTACAGGGTATATCGTGCAGTCATTAAAAAAAACCGTGATTGACAGAGCTCAACCGGTAAAGACAACCACAGAACCACCCGCAGGCAGGGAGTTTGCTTCGGGGATCGAACTTCATCAGAAAATCCAGGTTCATGAACTTCCCCCTGAACAAGCACACCTTCACCGGGAGGTACTGACCTGTAACAAGCTTGAAGCCCGGAGCTGCGGCAAAACGGTTGTTTTGCCCGATAATGCCGAAATATGGATTACCGATGATTCTGCGGGACTGGCAGCTGGCATTGCCCGGCAGCTTGAGCAGAAAAACTACAGAGTTCGGCTGGTTACGTCCGACCGGATTGATAAGCTCGAAGCTTCAGAGCTTGCCGGATTAATCATAGTCTCACCTCCCGGTAAACTCGCTGATTCGTTCCTAACAACATCCTTCAGGATTCTCCAGAAAGCAGGAGCCAAACTCAGGAGTTCCGGTACGAGGAGTGGTGCTGTTTTCGCTACCATTTCACGTCTTGATGGGGCATTCGGCCTGAGGAGCATGGATGCGGGACACTCGGAAATCTCCGGCGGCCTAGCAGGTTTCGCCAAGACCGCCCATCTGGAATGGCCTGAGGTAACATGCATAGCTCTTGATGTCGACCGTGATTTAACAGACTATAATCTGATTGGCTGCCTAGTTGTCGAAGAAATTTTTACTAGGGAATCTATTGAAGTTGGAATCACAAGCGAAGGACGATTCAAGATTGAAACGGTTCCGGAAGATCTCCCAACGGGTGAATTAAACCTGCCGTTTGAGAAGGAAGACGTTATCATCATCACCGGCGGTGCAAGGGGCGTGACAGCCGAATGCGCTATCAAGCTTGCGGAAGCTGGCAGTCAGCTCGAGCTGAACATGGTTCTTCTCGGGCGTAGTGCCTCCCCTACCCCGGACCCGGATTGGATGCGTGATTTACATGATGAACAAACTGTAAAAAAGCAGATCCTGCAGCGAGCAGAGTTAAAGTTGACCCCCAGACAAGTGGAAGAACAGTACCAATCCCTGATGTCGAATCGTGAGGTGCATGATACCCTCTCACGAATTGAAGCAGCAGGCGGAAAGGTGTTCTACCGTTCAGTCGATGTTCGTGATTTAGCTGCACTTTATTCAGTTCTTGATGATGTTAGGAATTCCATCGGCCCGATTCGGGGACTTATTCACGGTGCAGGTGTCCTGGCCGACAAGCTTATCCTTGATAAATCACCGAACGAATTCGAGAAAGTATATGCCACCAAGGCCGGTGGTTTAATGAATCTTCTTGAAGAGCTGCATCATGATACCCTCAGGGCCGTCGTACTCTTCTCTTCTTCCACGGGACGATACGGACGGATAGGCCAAGTGGATTACGCGGTAGCTAACGAAGTCCTGAATAAAGGTGCCCGCCGCCTTGCAGCATTGCATCCCGAATGCAAGGTGCTTTCCATGAACTGGGGACCCTGGGACGGCGGGATGGTAACCCCTTCACTCAGGAAGATTTTTGAGAGCGAAGGTATAGGCATTATTCCCCTGAAAGCAGGAGCCGAATATCTGGCACGGGAACTCTCCGTACCCGGAACAGGTCCGGTCGAAGTCGTAATTATTGGCAAGCTTCCCGGTGAAACTCCCTTTGAAATTGTTGAAGTACCCAAAGGAATGACGATAGTACTTGAGAAGAAGCTGACCGTCAGGGATTATCCCCTTCTGCAATCGCATGTTATAAACGGAAAAGCTGTGGTCCCCGTAGCCATGATTGTCGAGCAACTGGCACATGGAGCTGTGCATGGCAATCCCGGGTTCCTCTTTGCCGGGTTTAACAACCTCAGGGTATTCAGGGGACTGAAACTTGATGCGGAACAGGAGTGTACCTACCGTATAATGGCAGGAAAAATGATCCGCAGGGATTCATACTATGTGATACCTATTGAGCTTCACACTTCCTTTGAAGGCTCAAAGTTCCTGCACAATGCAGCTGCCGATATCCTCCTGGCAAACAAGCTTTCAGCAGAAACAGCGAAGTTTGCAGGCATGTCTTTCACAGGGTATCCTTTTGGAAACGAGGAGATATATAAGGAATTCCTGTTTCACGGTGATGCTCTCCAGGGGATACTTAAAATCAACGGTTGTTCGTACGAGGGCATTCAGGGCGAAGTGAAGACTGCACCTTCACCGGAAGAATTCATCGGGGAGCCTTTCCGTGGCAAATGGATTGCGGATCCTTTAGCTCTCGATTGCAGTTTCCAGATGATGATTCTCTGGAGCTTTAACAAGTACAATTCGGCATCGTTGCCCTGTTATATCGGCACGTACCGGCAGTACAGAGCTTTTCCGAAAAATCGTGTTAAAGTCACGGCTGTAGTCACGAAAGATTCTAACTTGAAAGCTGTAGCGGATATAGAATTCACCGATTTTAACGGTGATCTGGTAGCCCGCATTGAAGATTACGAGTGCACTATCGATTCAACTCTCAGGGAAGCTTTTACCCGGAACAAGCTCCTGCCCGGGATTATCTGCGGTAACTTCCCCTAA